From Paraflavitalea devenefica, the proteins below share one genomic window:
- a CDS encoding Gfo/Idh/MocA family protein, whose product MNRRTLIKNLSLSLGAAVIRTDSMARVEDNVFAYGLPVNPLHKPLDKPVTAITLGAGNRGNVYGNFAAKHPDLLKIVGVAEPIPLRNERYATKHQVPAANRFDTWERVFERPKFADAIIITTPDALHYAPCMKALAMGYDILLEKPIAPTEKECRDILALAKKTGRIVAVCHVLRYAPYFVKMKELIAQGAIGDVISVQHLEPIEHLHMAHSYVRGNWHNSKATTPIILAKSCHDLDIIKWVINKPAKQISAMGDLKWFRKENAPAGSTARCTDGCAIERTCPYSAIRSYYDKRQRLSVFDLPDDKTKHAEVIMEKLKTTNYGRCVYRMENDQPDHYITNIRFADNITASFSMEAFTSYAGRRTRIMGSMGDMVGDMKELVITDFRTDKQVKLVPQAEDVEGYKNSGHGGGDWLLARDFAQAVAQQNPKLLTSTIDESIESHIMGFMAEESRKKDKVMSITI is encoded by the coding sequence ATGAATAGAAGAACCCTCATTAAGAATTTAAGTCTCAGCCTCGGCGCCGCTGTTATCAGAACAGATTCCATGGCCCGGGTAGAGGACAACGTGTTTGCCTACGGCCTTCCGGTTAATCCATTGCACAAACCACTGGACAAACCCGTGACCGCCATTACGCTGGGCGCCGGTAACCGGGGAAATGTATATGGCAACTTTGCCGCTAAGCATCCCGACCTGCTAAAAATAGTAGGGGTGGCCGAACCCATACCGCTCCGGAACGAACGCTATGCCACCAAACACCAGGTGCCGGCAGCCAACCGGTTCGATACCTGGGAGCGCGTATTTGAACGTCCTAAGTTTGCGGATGCGATTATCATCACAACACCCGATGCTTTGCATTATGCACCCTGCATGAAAGCACTGGCCATGGGCTATGATATACTGCTGGAAAAACCGATTGCGCCCACAGAAAAAGAGTGCCGCGATATCCTGGCCCTGGCCAAAAAAACAGGACGCATTGTTGCGGTATGCCATGTATTGCGGTATGCGCCCTACTTTGTAAAGATGAAAGAACTCATTGCCCAGGGCGCTATTGGCGATGTCATCAGCGTGCAGCACCTGGAACCTATTGAGCACCTGCACATGGCGCATTCCTATGTGCGGGGCAACTGGCATAACTCCAAAGCTACCACGCCCATCATCCTCGCCAAGTCCTGCCACGACCTGGACATTATTAAATGGGTGATCAATAAACCTGCGAAGCAGATCTCGGCCATGGGCGACCTGAAATGGTTCCGCAAGGAAAATGCCCCGGCAGGAAGTACCGCCCGCTGTACAGATGGCTGCGCCATTGAACGCACCTGTCCCTATTCGGCCATCAGGTCGTATTACGACAAGCGGCAACGCCTGTCTGTATTTGACCTGCCGGATGATAAGACAAAACATGCGGAGGTGATCATGGAAAAACTGAAGACGACCAATTATGGCCGTTGCGTGTACCGCATGGAGAATGATCAGCCCGACCATTATATCACCAATATCCGGTTTGCCGATAACATAACGGCCAGCTTCTCCATGGAAGCCTTCACTTCCTATGCCGGCCGCCGCACCCGTATTATGGGTTCTATGGGCGATATGGTGGGCGATATGAAAGAACTGGTGATTACTGATTTCAGGACCGACAAACAGGTGAAGCTGGTGCCCCAGGCTGAAGATGTGGAAGGATACAAGAACAGTGGTCATGGTGGTGGCGACTGGCTGCTGGCCCGTGACTTTGCGCAGGCCGTGGCCCAACAGAACCCGAAACTGCTCACCTCCACGATTGATGAATCCATTGAGAGTCACATCATGGGATTCATGGCAGAAGAAAGCCGTAAGAAAGACAAGGTCATGTCAATCACGATATAA
- a CDS encoding cupin domain-containing protein encodes MTKRDLTLIGITMLVMCIPLAIIAHKNQQPEMSSTIFDWSTIKVTPTKTGERRQFFQAPTPTLNELECHVTTLNPGESPHPPHQHPDEELIIIKEGTVESTANGVVKRVGPGSVIFQAANQLHGLKNIGTTQAVYHVIKWKTEKTGKPIKAGNL; translated from the coding sequence ATGACTAAAAGAGACCTTACCTTGATAGGCATCACCATGCTGGTGATGTGCATTCCGCTGGCCATCATCGCCCATAAAAACCAGCAACCGGAAATGTCTTCTACTATTTTCGACTGGAGCACGATTAAAGTGACGCCCACCAAAACAGGAGAAAGACGCCAGTTCTTCCAGGCGCCCACGCCCACGCTCAATGAACTGGAATGTCATGTAACTACCTTGAATCCCGGCGAATCGCCACACCCGCCGCATCAACACCCGGATGAAGAGCTGATCATCATCAAAGAAGGTACGGTGGAGTCAACAGCCAATGGTGTCGTAAAAAGGGTAGGGCCGGGCTCAGTGATCTTCCAGGCGGCTAACCAACTACACGGCCTGAAGAATATCGGTACCACGCAGGCCGTTTACCATGTCATCAAATGGAAAACGGAAAAGACAGGAAAGCCAATTAAGGCAGGTAATTTGTAA
- a CDS encoding ABC transporter permease, with protein sequence MIKNYFKIAFRNIIRHKAYSIINISGMAIGLASSILILLWVQNELSYDKFHKNAGQIYRIAGDFGDLRVAVNSEAMPAGLKAELPVIKDYVRLSLPSTILFEAGDTKFEEKRVFYADPSFMDVFSFPLVAGDRATALNRVDGILITQDMAKKYFGNENPIGKILRKDNRETVVVTGVLANIPANSDLQFDFIMPMAVILKTAENQTYNWENFNFYTYIQLAQSFDPSPANLATLEKQMKQLFTKHSPMPVVFHLQPLTRIHLAPARMGDMPGHGNAQYVNIFFITAILILIVACINFMNLATARSARRAKEIGLRKVSGAIRGQLILQFLGEAVFISLVSLFLAVVVVRLFLPVFNNIADKKLAIPFSDLHFWLNLLGIALLVGLISGSYPALFLSGFNPVKVLKGNLRSLGGNLLFRNALVVVQFTASILLLVGTVVIYDQLTFIKERNPGFEKANLLYMPIKGDLWTRQQALKIALKQNPVTSDFAITSDLPTNLLAGNESANWEGKDPNLQIVYSLMDVNEDFIDVFKLKLVNGRSFSRSFPADSNNFMVNEKMLSVMGLSPEAAVGKKFSFTGRDGTIIGVVKDFNFKPAQQAIEPLILRYNKDGGFVVVRTLPGKTKATIQALSKISQQLNPAYPFKFDFLDQDMANLYKGEQQMSNIFNLFAILGIFIACLGLYGLSAFMAEQRTKEIGVRKVLGASVINLVYLLSAGITKLILIAIIIATPLSWWAVNSWLANFAYHIQVSWMVFFVACVGALGIAWLTVSYESIKAAIVNPIKSLRTE encoded by the coding sequence ATGATAAAAAACTATTTCAAAATAGCATTTAGAAATATTATACGCCACAAGGCCTATTCAATTATCAATATTTCCGGCATGGCCATAGGCCTTGCATCGAGCATACTGATCCTGCTTTGGGTACAAAATGAACTGAGCTACGACAAGTTTCATAAGAATGCCGGCCAGATATATCGCATAGCTGGCGATTTCGGTGATCTTAGAGTCGCAGTAAATTCGGAAGCTATGCCTGCCGGGTTAAAAGCAGAACTGCCGGTTATTAAAGATTATGTCAGGTTAAGTTTGCCCTCTACCATCCTGTTTGAAGCAGGCGACACGAAATTTGAAGAAAAACGCGTTTTCTATGCCGACCCAAGTTTCATGGATGTATTTTCCTTTCCCCTGGTAGCAGGTGATCGGGCTACTGCGTTAAACAGGGTGGATGGCATTTTAATAACGCAGGACATGGCCAAAAAATACTTCGGGAACGAAAACCCGATTGGCAAAATCTTGCGAAAAGACAATCGTGAAACTGTCGTCGTAACAGGTGTCCTGGCAAACATTCCGGCCAATTCAGACCTGCAGTTCGATTTTATAATGCCAATGGCTGTCATTCTAAAAACAGCGGAGAATCAGACTTATAATTGGGAGAATTTTAATTTCTACACCTACATTCAATTAGCTCAAAGTTTTGATCCCTCTCCTGCAAATTTAGCAACCCTGGAAAAGCAAATGAAGCAGTTATTTACTAAGCATAGCCCAATGCCGGTCGTGTTTCATTTGCAGCCTTTGACCAGGATCCATTTGGCGCCTGCAAGGATGGGAGATATGCCAGGTCACGGGAATGCGCAATATGTAAATATCTTTTTTATTACCGCTATTTTAATACTCATAGTGGCCTGCATCAATTTTATGAACCTGGCCACCGCACGCTCGGCCCGAAGGGCCAAGGAGATTGGCTTGCGCAAAGTGTCAGGAGCCATACGTGGGCAGTTGATCCTCCAGTTTTTAGGCGAGGCTGTTTTTATCTCATTGGTGTCGCTGTTTCTTGCGGTTGTAGTTGTCCGCTTATTTTTGCCGGTGTTTAATAACATCGCGGACAAAAAATTGGCTATCCCTTTTTCCGATCTGCACTTCTGGTTAAATCTTTTGGGCATCGCGTTATTGGTTGGATTGATTTCGGGCAGCTACCCGGCACTCTTTCTCTCCGGCTTCAACCCGGTCAAAGTGCTTAAAGGGAATCTAAGATCACTCGGCGGCAATTTGCTGTTCCGCAATGCTTTGGTGGTTGTTCAATTCACGGCATCTATCCTATTGCTGGTTGGCACGGTGGTTATTTATGATCAGCTTACATTCATAAAAGAGCGTAACCCGGGTTTTGAAAAGGCCAACCTTTTATATATGCCCATCAAAGGAGACCTCTGGACCAGGCAGCAGGCCTTGAAAATTGCGTTAAAACAAAATCCGGTAACCAGTGATTTCGCCATCACTTCTGACCTGCCTACCAATCTTCTAGCCGGAAATGAAAGTGCGAATTGGGAAGGCAAAGATCCCAACTTACAAATAGTTTACTCATTGATGGATGTCAATGAGGATTTTATAGACGTATTTAAGCTGAAGCTGGTAAATGGCAGAAGCTTTTCGAGATCATTTCCGGCCGATTCAAATAATTTCATGGTCAACGAAAAAATGCTGAGCGTTATGGGCTTGAGTCCCGAAGCAGCAGTTGGTAAGAAATTCTCGTTCACCGGAAGGGATGGTACGATCATTGGCGTTGTTAAGGATTTTAATTTTAAACCGGCGCAACAGGCTATCGAGCCACTGATCTTGCGCTATAACAAAGACGGAGGTTTTGTAGTGGTGAGGACACTGCCGGGCAAAACTAAAGCAACCATACAGGCGCTGTCAAAAATCAGCCAGCAGCTCAACCCGGCCTATCCCTTCAAATTCGATTTCCTCGACCAGGATATGGCCAATCTTTATAAGGGCGAACAACAGATGAGCAATATTTTTAACCTTTTTGCTATTCTGGGCATTTTTATCGCTTGCCTGGGCCTGTATGGACTATCTGCTTTTATGGCCGAACAGCGCACGAAAGAAATTGGCGTCCGTAAAGTATTGGGTGCGTCCGTCATCAACCTGGTTTATTTATTATCCGCTGGTATCACGAAGTTGATTCTTATCGCAATAATTATTGCTACACCACTTTCCTGGTGGGCAGTGAATAGCTGGCTGGCAAATTTTGCCTACCATATCCAGGTAAGTTGGATGGTATTCTTCGTTGCCTGCGTCGGAGCATTGGGCATTGCATGGCTCACGGTTAGCTATGAATCTATAAAAGCGGCAATTGTAAACCCGATAAAGAGTTTGAGAACGGAGTAA
- a CDS encoding T9SS type B sorting domain-containing protein codes for MQLRVAVLALILLLTNRLQSQTCTTLGQTPATAFPVCGSTTFSQANVPICGGTGVPVPDCGAGYSDKNPFWYKFTCFTGGTLGFVITPNDLGDDYDWMLYDITGRNPNDVFTDISLIVTGNWAGTFGLTGASANGVSKIECGSDPAQNKPTFAKMPVLIAGHEYLLLISHFTDSQSGYKLSFGGGTAVITDPKLPDLQSATAACGGTILRVKLNKKMKCNSLAANGSDFILSPAAGNITSATGIGCSGSFDMDSVVLTVSGVIAPGTYDIIMKKGSDGNTIKDNCDREIPDGSKIAVTVYPAVPTPMDSIKPVSCEPDVLQLVFRNLIRCNSIAPNGSDFVINGLPVGIKGASGVCNNGLTSVINIQLTGPIQTAGTWSVQLVRGTDGNTIIDECGFETPASALPFVTYDTVNADFSYNILWGCKKDTVEFFHPGANNVNEWHWNFDHVGGSQLQNPVFIFPTFGSKTVSLAVNNGVCSDSTAVTVLLDNAMDARFGYPEFLCPEDRAVFTDSSMGKIVAWNWTFSNGNSSGQQQPEPQRYPRPVARTVLYTVKLVVENDKNCFDSVTHKVGVVTSCYIVVPSAFSPNGDNNNEYLYPLNAFKATNLLFRVYNRYGQVVFETNDWKKRWDGTLNGQKQPSGIYVWTLSFIHSDTKQKIVQKGTTALIR; via the coding sequence ATGCAACTACGAGTCGCTGTACTGGCACTAATCTTATTGCTAACCAATCGCTTACAAAGCCAAACCTGCACAACCCTGGGGCAAACCCCCGCCACTGCCTTCCCCGTTTGCGGATCAACGACTTTCAGTCAGGCCAATGTGCCCATTTGCGGCGGTACCGGCGTCCCTGTTCCGGACTGTGGCGCTGGCTATTCCGATAAAAATCCATTCTGGTACAAATTCACCTGCTTTACCGGCGGTACGCTGGGGTTCGTGATCACCCCCAATGACCTGGGTGATGATTACGACTGGATGTTGTATGATATTACGGGGCGTAATCCGAATGATGTATTTACCGATATCTCTTTGATCGTTACGGGCAACTGGGCCGGTACTTTTGGCCTCACCGGCGCTTCTGCCAACGGGGTATCCAAGATTGAATGTGGTTCCGACCCTGCCCAAAACAAGCCCACTTTTGCCAAAATGCCTGTACTTATAGCCGGCCATGAATACCTCCTGCTCATCAGCCATTTCACCGATTCACAAAGCGGGTATAAATTATCCTTTGGCGGCGGCACAGCCGTGATCACAGACCCCAAGCTGCCAGATCTGCAAAGTGCTACGGCTGCCTGCGGCGGTACCATCCTGCGGGTGAAGCTGAACAAAAAAATGAAATGCAACAGTCTGGCGGCTAATGGCAGTGATTTCATCTTGTCGCCCGCTGCCGGTAATATCACTTCGGCTACAGGAATAGGTTGCAGTGGTAGCTTTGATATGGACAGCGTAGTGCTCACAGTGAGTGGTGTCATTGCACCCGGCACGTATGACATTATCATGAAAAAGGGAAGTGATGGCAATACCATAAAAGATAATTGCGACCGGGAAATACCGGATGGGTCGAAAATTGCTGTTACGGTGTACCCTGCCGTACCTACACCAATGGACAGCATTAAGCCGGTATCCTGCGAGCCGGATGTGCTGCAACTGGTATTCAGGAACCTTATCCGGTGTAATTCCATTGCCCCCAATGGAAGCGATTTTGTGATCAATGGTTTGCCGGTTGGCATCAAAGGAGCTTCCGGCGTCTGTAACAATGGACTTACATCTGTCATCAACATACAATTGACCGGCCCTATACAAACAGCAGGTACCTGGAGTGTACAACTGGTACGGGGTACTGATGGCAATACCATTATTGATGAATGTGGATTTGAAACACCTGCCTCGGCCCTGCCTTTTGTTACCTACGACACGGTGAATGCCGACTTCAGTTATAACATTCTATGGGGTTGTAAGAAAGATACCGTGGAATTCTTCCATCCGGGCGCTAATAACGTCAATGAGTGGCACTGGAATTTTGACCATGTTGGCGGCAGCCAGTTGCAGAACCCCGTTTTTATTTTCCCCACCTTCGGCAGCAAAACAGTTTCGCTGGCCGTAAACAATGGCGTGTGCAGCGACAGCACGGCTGTTACCGTGCTCCTGGATAATGCCATGGACGCCCGGTTTGGCTATCCGGAGTTCCTCTGTCCGGAAGACAGGGCTGTCTTCACCGATAGCAGCATGGGTAAGATCGTTGCCTGGAACTGGACTTTCAGCAATGGCAATTCCAGCGGGCAGCAGCAGCCCGAACCCCAGCGCTATCCAAGGCCTGTGGCAAGGACCGTATTATATACCGTGAAGCTGGTGGTGGAAAATGATAAGAACTGCTTTGATTCAGTCACGCACAAGGTAGGGGTAGTCACTTCCTGCTACATCGTTGTTCCCAGCGCCTTTAGCCCCAATGGTGATAACAACAATGAATACCTATACCCGCTCAATGCATTCAAAGCCACCAATCTGCTATTCAGGGTGTATAACCGGTATGGGCAGGTCGTTTTTGAAACAAATGACTGGAAAAAAAGATGGGATGGCACTTTGAATGGGCAGAAACAACCGTCCGGCATATACGTATGGACACTCTCCTTTATTCACAGCGATACGAAACAAAAGATTGTTCAAAAAGGAACTACAGCCCTCATACGGTAA
- a CDS encoding RNA recognition motif domain-containing protein has translation MNIYVSNLGFTVQVEDLKKLFSPYGIVTSVAIIMDKITNRSRGFAFIDMPENGEAEKAILALNGVMLDGRVLKVNESKRRDDLASRANFY, from the coding sequence ATGAACATTTATGTTTCGAATTTAGGCTTCACTGTACAAGTGGAAGACCTGAAAAAATTATTCTCTCCCTATGGAATTGTTACTTCTGTTGCCATCATCATGGATAAGATCACCAACCGCAGCCGTGGGTTTGCTTTTATAGATATGCCTGAAAACGGGGAAGCGGAAAAAGCTATTCTTGCCTTAAACGGGGTAATGCTTGATGGCCGGGTCCTTAAAGTGAATGAGTCCAAACGAAGAGACGATCTGGCAAGCAGAGCGAATTTTTATTAG
- a CDS encoding glycoside hydrolase family 130 protein, with amino-acid sequence MKLQVNRTGIRLSPDFTKVIPRFFNTGDERSLALIYKVLQMPDKEAEDTLLRVFDEFSKRYRNIEVIFEKHFDLIRHLLPEKEQLTLSKQRKLLIGSYFTMEYSLEAAALFNPSIVEDPDQSGTTADEKNVIISLRATGEGHISSLVFKRGKLDKNSMIHFESSGRFVSEGLITEKKRNNKAAFEELLSHTILPGPIRQDILHQLHDTFSYKELESILKNALRQIDSATERNKLKYDILSMVNTSYEVNFPADSLITERVIFPVTFTEKNGIEDARFVKFTAEDGTVRYIATYTAYDGSFILPHLIETKDFLRFKISALHGKAAINKGMALFPRKVNGQYVMLARIDGINNYIMFSDDLYLWETATLLQHPQSPWEFVQIGNGGSPIETEQGWLVITHGVGPMRKYCLGASLLDLNDPSKELGRLKEPLLMPNEEERHGYVPNVVYSCGSFIHGDTLFLPYAVSDHATSFATVSLSGLLDEIMSSR; translated from the coding sequence ATGAAACTACAGGTTAACAGAACAGGCATTAGATTGAGTCCCGACTTTACGAAGGTAATTCCAAGGTTTTTTAATACTGGCGATGAACGCTCCCTGGCACTGATCTATAAAGTGTTGCAGATGCCGGATAAGGAAGCGGAGGATACATTGCTCCGGGTGTTTGATGAGTTCAGTAAACGCTACCGGAACATCGAGGTTATTTTTGAAAAGCATTTTGATTTGATCAGGCACCTGCTGCCGGAAAAAGAACAACTTACGCTATCCAAACAAAGAAAACTGCTCATTGGATCTTACTTTACCATGGAATATTCTTTGGAAGCTGCCGCACTCTTCAATCCTTCCATAGTGGAAGATCCGGATCAGTCTGGTACAACGGCCGATGAAAAAAATGTGATCATCAGTTTAAGGGCTACAGGTGAAGGACATATTTCATCACTGGTATTTAAACGGGGAAAACTGGACAAGAATTCCATGATCCATTTTGAGTCTTCGGGCAGGTTCGTAAGCGAAGGACTGATTACAGAAAAAAAGAGGAATAACAAGGCTGCTTTTGAAGAACTATTGAGTCACACCATATTACCCGGACCTATACGCCAGGATATTCTCCATCAGTTGCACGATACCTTTTCCTACAAAGAACTGGAATCAATTCTTAAAAACGCCTTGCGACAGATTGACTCCGCCACAGAAAGAAATAAGCTGAAATATGACATCCTCAGTATGGTAAACACCAGTTATGAAGTGAACTTCCCTGCTGATTCATTAATCACTGAGCGGGTCATTTTCCCGGTTACCTTTACGGAGAAAAACGGCATTGAGGATGCCCGGTTTGTAAAATTTACAGCAGAAGATGGGACTGTTCGCTATATCGCTACTTATACAGCCTATGATGGTTCTTTTATTTTACCTCACCTGATTGAAACAAAAGACTTCCTGCGTTTTAAAATATCGGCCCTTCATGGAAAAGCGGCCATTAACAAAGGCATGGCTTTATTTCCAAGAAAAGTAAATGGTCAGTATGTGATGCTTGCCCGTATTGACGGGATCAACAATTATATTATGTTCTCAGATGACCTGTACCTGTGGGAAACCGCCACTTTATTACAGCATCCACAGTCACCCTGGGAATTTGTGCAAATCGGCAACGGTGGTTCTCCCATTGAAACTGAACAAGGATGGCTTGTTATTACGCATGGAGTGGGACCTATGCGTAAATATTGCCTGGGGGCCAGCCTGCTTGATCTGAATGATCCTTCCAAAGAACTGGGGAGACTAAAAGAGCCGTTACTGATGCCCAACGAGGAAGAGCGGCATGGGTATGTACCTAATGTAGTATACTCCTGCGGATCATTTATTCATGGTGATACCCTGTTTCTCCCATATGCTGTTTCAGATCATGCTACTTCATTTGCCACTGTTTCTTTAAGCGGATTATTGGATGAGATCATGAGTAGCCGTTAA
- a CDS encoding glycosyltransferase, with translation METKTMIRSSKPAPFSAAQLPALNFKHINNLTDLTGIIQHAVFDMPNRKEGYCIDDNARALLLAVWASKNKKKEVITSLLPIYLSFIHYMQTSDGHFLNFMSYSKVTHEERGSEDSFGRTLMALGFLVNEGVTPLLTKTGIDIFNKAYPHVGKLISLRAIASSIIGICQYIKYNFPDDVKREMVIHLSDKLTRMYKDNQEDGWDWFEPILTYDNAIPPLALLNAYEVTQHEEYLTIALESMSFLESKVFNHGIVRPIGNEGWLKKGGVAAQFDQQGIDVMAMVLFYQQAFRITREQEYLTRMYKSYQWFLGANDLGVSLYDPFTGGCADGLHPSGINQNQGAESTLAYWISHIVVASALAE, from the coding sequence ATGGAAACGAAAACAATGATACGTTCTTCAAAGCCGGCGCCTTTCAGCGCGGCTCAGTTACCGGCCTTAAATTTTAAGCACATTAATAATTTAACAGACCTTACCGGCATTATTCAACATGCCGTATTTGACATGCCAAACAGGAAGGAAGGGTATTGCATTGATGATAATGCCCGGGCTTTATTGCTGGCTGTGTGGGCGAGTAAGAACAAAAAAAAGGAGGTAATTACCTCCCTGCTTCCCATATACCTGAGTTTTATCCATTATATGCAAACGAGCGATGGACATTTCCTCAATTTTATGAGTTATTCCAAAGTAACACATGAAGAGCGGGGTTCGGAAGATTCTTTTGGAAGGACGCTGATGGCGCTGGGATTTTTAGTCAACGAAGGCGTAACACCCCTGCTCACTAAAACCGGTATAGACATTTTTAATAAGGCCTATCCTCATGTAGGCAAACTGATCTCTTTACGTGCTATTGCCAGTTCCATTATAGGCATCTGCCAGTATATCAAATACAATTTTCCGGATGATGTGAAAAGAGAGATGGTCATTCATCTTTCCGATAAGTTGACCAGGATGTATAAGGATAACCAGGAGGATGGATGGGATTGGTTTGAGCCTATTCTCACGTATGATAATGCCATACCGCCATTGGCTTTATTAAATGCCTACGAGGTTACGCAGCATGAAGAATACCTGACCATTGCCCTGGAATCTATGAGCTTTCTTGAATCTAAAGTATTTAATCATGGAATAGTAAGACCCATAGGTAACGAAGGATGGCTTAAAAAGGGCGGCGTTGCAGCTCAGTTCGATCAGCAGGGCATAGATGTAATGGCTATGGTCCTTTTTTATCAGCAGGCATTCCGTATTACCCGGGAGCAAGAATACCTGACACGTATGTACAAAAGCTATCAATGGTTCCTGGGCGCCAATGACCTCGGGGTGTCGCTGTATGATCCTTTTACGGGGGGATGTGCGGATGGCTTACACCCTTCAGGGATCAACCAGAACCAGGGTGCGGAAAGTACACTCGCTTATTGGATATCACATATAGTAGTAGCCTCAGCACTGGCAGAATGA
- a CDS encoding glycosyltransferase: MTPAIMPSKILFISTFPPAKCGIASFTQDLLNAINFNKKNAFIITVCALDKKSNAGLYNFPVSLVMDAHQLDSCIETAHLINQDTSIELICIEHEFGLYGGELGEYLLGFLALLEKPFIIRFHTVLPTPDVKRSKVVEAICLLADKIIVMTKNSARLLKEDYHISTAKIIIIPHGTHTASKENIHDLKQDYGLSNKLVLTTFGLLSPNKGIEKGIMAMKAISSKFPQAMYVVIGNTHPNLLQQEGEKYRNYLQQIIDDYDLQQNVRLVNEYVPTKKLMEYLALTDIYLFTSKDPDQAVSGTFLYAMSAGCPIISNSFVLAKEMLDEETGIILTGSGENELAEQGVLLLENSKLRTQMGHNAFLKTRDTTWTNVAQAHTQLFGGILGTPTVATEVPAGIAR; the protein is encoded by the coding sequence ATGACACCAGCCATTATGCCATCAAAGATACTTTTCATAAGCACGTTTCCGCCGGCGAAGTGTGGGATAGCCAGTTTTACACAGGACCTCCTGAATGCGATCAACTTTAATAAAAAAAACGCGTTTATCATTACTGTTTGCGCATTGGATAAAAAGTCGAATGCAGGACTGTATAATTTCCCCGTTAGCCTGGTAATGGACGCTCACCAGTTGGATTCCTGCATTGAAACAGCTCACCTTATTAACCAGGACACTTCTATTGAGCTGATTTGTATTGAACATGAATTTGGTTTGTATGGCGGTGAGCTGGGTGAATATTTACTGGGCTTTTTAGCCCTCCTGGAAAAACCATTTATTATCCGGTTTCATACCGTATTGCCCACCCCGGATGTTAAAAGATCAAAGGTTGTTGAAGCGATCTGTTTGCTGGCGGATAAAATCATTGTAATGACAAAAAATTCCGCCCGCCTGCTGAAGGAGGATTATCATATCAGTACAGCAAAAATTATCATCATACCTCATGGCACACATACGGCCAGTAAGGAAAATATCCATGACTTAAAACAGGATTACGGTCTTAGCAATAAACTGGTGCTTACTACTTTTGGCTTACTAAGTCCTAATAAAGGAATAGAAAAGGGGATTATGGCCATGAAAGCAATCAGCAGTAAGTTTCCACAGGCCATGTATGTTGTAATAGGTAATACCCATCCCAACCTGTTACAGCAGGAAGGTGAAAAATACCGTAATTACCTGCAACAGATCATTGATGATTACGACCTCCAACAGAACGTACGGCTGGTGAACGAATATGTACCTACGAAAAAGCTTATGGAGTACCTGGCATTAACAGACATATACCTGTTTACTTCCAAAGATCCTGACCAGGCAGTAAGCGGCACTTTCTTGTATGCGATGAGCGCCGGATGTCCTATTATCTCTAATTCATTTGTTTTGGCTAAAGAAATGCTGGATGAGGAAACAGGCATTATCCTCACAGGCAGCGGAGAAAATGAGTTGGCGGAGCAGGGCGTGCTATTGCTGGAAAACAGCAAACTGAGAACTCAAATGGGGCACAACGCATTTTTAAAAACAAGAGACACCACCTGGACAAATGTAGCTCAGGCGCATACACAATTATTTGGTGGCATTCTGGGCACCCCAACTGTCGCTACTGAGGTACCGGCCGGGATAGCCCGTTAA